A window of Hymenobacter siberiensis genomic DNA:
CGCGCTTCCTGCGCAAGGTACAGCGCCTGCGCCTCGTCCAGCGTCAGTTTCTCAAACCGCAGCTGCTGCCCCGGCCGCGCCTGCGCCAGCGCCGAAAAATCGGCACTGATAACCTGCGCCAGGCGGGGGTAGCCGCCGGTGGTCTGGTGGTCGGCCAGCAGCACAATGGGCTGCCCGCCGGCCGGCACCTGCACCGTGCCGAGCGTAACGGCGCTCGACAGCAGCTCCGTCGCGGCGGGCCGCTCAAGTTTCGGCCCCTGCAGGCGGTAGCCCATGCGGTCGGCCTCGGGCGTGATGGTGAACGGCTCCCGCCAGAAAGCCCGCTGGCTGGCGGCCGAAAACTGCGCGTACTCCGGCCCGGGCACGGCGCGGATAACGGGCTCTGGCCGGGGCATTGGGCACAGGTCCGGGCCGGGCGTGAAGCGGGCCTGGTTCCATTGTTCTTGGCTGTTGAAAAGGGAAGCCCGAATTGCCGCGCCAGTGGCGGAAGACTCACCAATTGGCAGCTCATCACCCGCCCGCAATGCCCGGCCATCCAATCCTCCAAAGCCAGCCCGTAAATACGTGCTGCGGCTGCCCAGCACCAGCTGCACGGCCACGCCGCCCGCCACCGCCAGGTACGCCCTGCATCCCGCCACGGCCGGCCCAAATGCCAGCTCCGCGCCGGCCGCCACCCAAATGGCGCGGTCCCGCCCCACCGGCTGCCCGTTGAGGGTGGGGGAAAAGTGCGCCCCGGTAAGGGCAATAAGGTGGTTGGTTTCGAAGCGGATTTTTGGGCCGAGCAAGGTGCTTTCGAGGCCGGCGGTATTGTCCTCATTACCCACCAGCAGGTTGGCCACGCGCAGGGCCACGGCATCCATCGCGCCACTCACGATG
This region includes:
- a CDS encoding 5-oxoprolinase subunit C family protein, translating into MSLHILRPGLLTTVQDLGRFGYQQHGIIVSGAMDAVALRVANLLVGNEDNTAGLESTLLGPKIRFETNHLIALTGAHFSPTLNGQPVGRDRAIWVAAGAELAFGPAVAGCRAYLAVAGGVAVQLVLGSRSTYLRAGFGGLDGRALRAGDELPIGESSATGAAIRASLFNSQEQWNQARFTPGPDLCPMPRPEPVIRAVPGPEYAQFSAASQRAFWREPFTITPEADRMGYRLQGPKLERPAATELLSSAVTLGTVQVPAGGQPIVLLADHQTTGGYPRLAQVISADFSALAQARPGQQLRFEKLTLDEAQALYLAQEARLRGLQSGIAAVFRV